From the Drosophila simulans strain w501 chromosome 2L, Prin_Dsim_3.1, whole genome shotgun sequence genome, the window GGCTCCACATAGTTTTTAACGGGCTTTCGAAAACGATATGATGGAGGTGGTCTTGGACTTGCTGCTGGATATtacgaaatttcattttagtaTTAATTAAGGGGACCTTGCATTTGGCCATTGTAATTATTTGCATTCTATACTTACATGGCCCTTGGGTGGGCATAAACTGTGGACATAGATTAGTATCCTGCTCTTCGGTGTCCTCACAAGGTTCCTCAGTGGTGGGAGTATCTCCATTTTCAGACACTTTAAAATCTTTAGGATGAAAATTCCTGGTTAAACTACGTTTAAAGTTACTTGAATTTACCTTTACCTTCGTCATCATCACATCCTGAGAATTCCGACACAGTGGTGCTTTTCACTTCTTCGTCGCAACTTTCTGATGTAGTGATTTCCGGATTGGAAGTTGAAGTAGAAACAGAGGTCGGCGGCACGACCGTTGTTGTAGTGGTGTTAACTTCCGGTTGAAGCTTCATTTCGGCAGGTTCGGTGGTCATGATCACCTGAATAACCTCGCTGGGTTGGCTGGCATTATCGAGCTTGATCTGCGGGGGATCGGGTACTTTCGGTGACTTTGCCCTGGAATTCTTTCTCCTGTTCCTTAAAGCCCTCAATCGCTTTAATTGGTTTTCTGTAAAAGGTGGTTGTGTAGTCGAGGTTGTGGAGCTAGTTGTTGTGGTTGGTGTTGCAGTCGTTTCCTGTTCAGTTGTCGTTTCCGGTGCCACTTCTGTGGTGCTGGTTTCCGCTGGAGATGTACTCTCTTCTAGAGTTGTTGTTTCCAATGTTGTGGTGCTTCTTGATGTTGTGGTATTTGTTTTGATCTTTGGTACTaactttctaatttttatgatttttgaaTCGGTTGTTGTTTCAGTTGTTGAACTCAATGGTGTGCTTGTGGTTGAATTTATTGTACCATTATTGGGTAGTGCCAGTAGCTCATTTCTTGCGGCACTTTTACTGGCTTTACGTTTTGGATCGCATTTCTTGGTTTTGGGTTTGACTGTGGTAGTTGGTATTTCAGTTACCAGCGTAAAATTGGCGCAGGGATCCTGTTTGAGCAATGGTGTTTTTAGCAGGAGTAATCTAACGAAACACGGATGTTCAATGGGTAGACCTTCCTCGAAAGTTGGTTCACAGGGTGGCAAAAAGTCCATGCACTCCTCCTTGCTCTCCTCATAGTCATCGAAAATGTGGCTAAATGGGTCCTGTGCATCACCGCTGTCATCGCAACCTATCGGAGCTGCTGGCAAAACAGAAATATCCCTCTGATCGCGACCATTGCTGGGATAGTCCTCCGCCTCGCGTAGCATCATATCCAGAAGTTGCATCTCCAAAGGCGAACTaatgggaaataaaaatataaaacctatttaatttttttccccAGCTTATTACAACTTACCCAAAAACTGAAGCTCCAACAAGTAGCACCCAAAGTAGCGGCAGCATCATCATGATTCGAGTGTTTGGGTCGATGGTTTCCATGGAAATGTTGCCCCAACCCGAGCGacatttggcttttgttgaGTTCACGTATCTGTCGGATGCAGTGCGCTGCACTCTCACTTTCTGCCAATTGAGACATCGTTCTTTCCGATCTGTAAGTCACCCGTGTCACCTCCAACTCCCCCCAATTCGAAATCATAGTTTTGCGGTCAGCTTTCTCATTAGACTCTACTGTCATCCGTCTGGGCGGCGTCTTCGTTGCTCTGgtcttgttttcatttgtgttCTCTACGTGACCTGTGCTGAGATCGGCGATTTTTGGCTCTTACTTTCCACTACGTTAATTCTTCGTTCTAGTCTGGGAAACTGTATACAGCAATGTTCGATaacaatattcaaatatagaTACATCTacaaattaatgaattaaataattaaaaataaaagaaatgagcTGCAATAAAATTTTGATTGTAAGATTctcaaattttaaaacattaatatttcaaataatacgacagcaaaattaatataattatcaTAGTGTATTCAGCTCTCTGTTTGTCGCTTTCATTTTTCACGTGTATTTgctatttgcttaatttatttaatttattattgtacCGTTTGATTCAACGTCTCGTTCGCCTGGTTTccgttttatgcaaattactttTA encodes:
- the LOC6731331 gene encoding eukaryotic translation initiation factor 4 gamma isoform X2, with amino-acid sequence METIDPNTRIMMMLPLLWVLLVGASVFGSPLEMQLLDMMLREAEDYPSNGRDQRDISVLPAAPIGCDDSGDAQDPFSHIFDDYEESKEECMDFLPPCEPTFEEGLPIEHPCFVRLLLLKTPLLKQDPCANFTLVTEIPTTTVKPKTKKCDPKRKASKSAARNELLALPNNGTINSTTSTPLSSTTETTTDSKIIKIRKLVPKIKTNTTTSRSTTTLETTTLEESTSPAETSTTEVAPETTTEQETTATPTTTTSSTTSTTQPPFTENQLKRLRALRNRRKNSRAKSPKVPDPPQIKLDNASQPSEVIQVIMTTEPAEMKLQPEVNTTTTTVVPPTSVSTSTSNPEITTSESCDEEVKSTTVSEFSGCDDDEDFKVSENGDTPTTEEPCEDTEEQDTNLCPQFMPTQGPSSPRPPPSYRFRKPVKNYVEPILYERDFAKPIQQMTPVGPQQRDYFVSNKQIVPRPRPKYRKRIPPSIYMNNIVRGLDCSDEVGQNPPRTPNPPKRFWGVTPVGFLPRNQGLIRQKPERNMKSFAPLPIKRKPIYLRSSEEMVERQYMMERDPEPRPQYHHYPEDEVFHEDVPLASPTPSLDPCQQEHDHVLFRQRPQHQQTDHLANYPLPPISSHFFT
- the LOC6731331 gene encoding eukaryotic translation initiation factor 4 gamma isoform X1; the encoded protein is METIDPNTRIMMMLPLLWVLLVGASVFGSPLEMQLLDMMLREAEDYPSNGRDQRDISVLPAAPIGCDDSGDAQDPFSHIFDDYEESKEECMDFLPPCEPTFEEGLPIEHPCFVRLLLLKTPLLKQDPCANFTLVTEIPTTTVKPKTKKCDPKRKASKSAARNELLALPNNGTINSTTSTPLSSTTETTTDSKIIKIRKLVPKIKTNTTTSRSTTTLETTTLEESTSPAETSTTEVAPETTTEQETTATPTTTTSSTTSTTQPPFTENQLKRLRALRNRRKNSRAKSPKVPDPPQIKLDNASQPSEVIQVIMTTEPAEMKLQPEVNTTTTTVVPPTSVSTSTSNPEITTSESCDEEVKSTTVSEFSGCDDDEDFKVSENGDTPTTEEPCEDTEEQDTNLCPQFMPTQGPSASPRPPPSYRFRKPVKNYVEPILYERDFAKPIQQMTPVGPQQRDYFVSNKQIVPRPRPKYRKRIPPSIYMNNIVRGLDCSDEVGQNPPRTPNPPKRFWGVTPVGFLPRNQGLIRQKPERNMKSFAPLPIKRKPIYLRSSEEMVERQYMMERDPEPRPQYHHYPEDEVFHEDVPLASPTPSLDPCQQEHDHVLFRQRPQHQQTDHLANYPLPPISSHFFT